The Bacillus sp. Y1 genome includes the window CTGAGGGAGTGAAGGGAGAAACAAGATGGTATTACATATGGAAGATGTTTCGTTAATAAAAGGGGAGAAGTGGATATTACAGCATATTAATTGGAGCATTCATAAAGGGGACAACTGGGTTTTATTTGGGTTAAATGGTGCTGGAAAAACCGCATTGCTAAATATAGTAAATGCTTATTATTTTCCAACAAAAGGGAAAGTCAGCGTGCTAGGTAGAGAGTTCGGGAAAGATCCTATTGGAGGTGAACTCCGAAAGCATATTGGGTTTGTATCTTCTTCTTTACAACAAAAATTCCATCCTGGGGATAATGCCTTTGAGGTCGTATTAAGTGGAGCTTATGCTTCCATTGGTCTTTACGAAACACCCACAGATGAAGTTAGAGAAAAAGCCATCACTTTATTAAAAGAGCTTGGCTGCATCCATTATGCGAATCGCAACTATGAGAATCTCTCA containing:
- a CDS encoding ABC transporter ATP-binding protein yields the protein MVLHMEDVSLIKGEKWILQHINWSIHKGDNWVLFGLNGAGKTALLNIVNAYYFPTKGKVSVLGREFGKDPIGGELRKHIGFVSSSLQQKFHPGDNAFEVVLSGAYASIGLYETPTDEVREKAITLLKELGCIHYANRNYENLSQGEKQRVLIARSLMTNPSLLILDEPTNGLDYIAREEFLETIEEIAKREHSPTMVYVTHHVEEILPIFNKTLLLKEGHVFSAGDTNEMISSSNLSHFLTMDVEVIWKNGRPLVSKRTASKNCS